The following coding sequences are from one Capsicum annuum cultivar UCD-10X-F1 chromosome 3, UCD10Xv1.1, whole genome shotgun sequence window:
- the LOC107865897 gene encoding uncharacterized protein LOC107865897, translating to MWHLLTGEVKFVVCVVIKRILPNFWTKKSIETIIEKGHCLSCSHIPPPQFSKFLPFFLSFSFQFEHSKAATTTIYRQARVRFKFSRPKIKSCDQNKLTRSLFRGFLVNPRMMKRRQVVVRRNTSTTSSTRNIRYVECQRNHAANIGGYAVDGCREFMASGEEGTTAALTCAACGCHRNFHRREVDGGEVVSESS from the coding sequence ATGTGGCACCTTTTAACTGGTGAGGTGAAATTTGTAGTATGTGTTGTGATAAAGAGAATCTTGCCTAATTTTTGGACCAAAAAGAGTATTGAAACAATCATTGAAAAAGGCCACTGTCTATCCTGCAGCCATATACCCCCACCCCAATTCTCAAAATTCcttcccttttttctttctttttccttccaATTTGAACATAGCAAGGCTGCTACTACTACTATATATAGACAAGCTAGGGTTAGGTTTAAGTTCAGTAGACCAAAAATAAAGTCTTGTGACCAAAATAAGTTGACAAGATCACTATTTAGGGGTTTTCTTGTTAATCCAAGAATGATGAAAAGGAGGCAAGTAGTTGTGAGAAGGAACACAAGTACTACATCATCTACTAGGAACATACGATACGTTGAATGTCAGAGGAACCATGCGGCAAATATCGGAGGCTACGCCGTCGATGGCTGCCGGGAATTCATGGCTAGTGGAGAAGAAGGAACCACAGCAGCCCTAACTTGTGCTGCTTGTGGATGCCACCGGAATTTCCACCGGAGAGAAGTGGATGGCGGCGAGGTTGTTTCTGAGTCCTCCTAG